The Sorghum bicolor cultivar BTx623 chromosome 6, Sorghum_bicolor_NCBIv3, whole genome shotgun sequence genome contains the following window.
GACGACTACCACAATTAATCGAGAATTACAGACCGCACGAAAAAATAGAGTATCGAGAGTTAAATTAAAATACTAGTGAGTAATCTTGAGCCGGGAAAAGAAAGGTACAATACCTGTTTCTACATACTCGATTGGTTTTTGTCACATTAATTTATTTGGCTTGTTGCTGTTGTACTCTGACAACGACATGAGACGAACATGTAGCCTAGAAGTATATGCAAAGCATGATAATAGATTGATAGCTGCCCCCTTCCTGCTGCTTCATGATAAGCTGCATACAcaaatcttttctttttcttttgggggTTCAGAAAATGCTTTTTTCGAGGAAAAAAAGTTCAGAAAATGGTAGTGGTACTAATGACTATTGTACAGTACAATACTAGTTAGAGTAGTTACTGTCATGCATGCATTTGCAAATAATCACCCATTGTAAATAAATTAAACTAAACTTTCACACTGATCTGCACCGTCGCTCGCAGCCACCACAGCAACGCCTTCTTCGCGCGCGTGGGCGGCGTGAGCAACGCGGAGATGAACAAGCTGGAGATGGAGCTGCTGGACCTGCTCCacttcgccgtcgccgtcgaccaCCGCGTCTACCACAGGTACCGCGAGCACCTGGAGACGGAGATGCTGCGCAGGGACTACCACCACGGCCTGATGCCCGTGTCCGGCAGCGCGGCGCCCAGCAAGCCGAGAACGACCGCGTCGTCCGTCGTCAACAACCCGCCTCTGCCGCCGCCGTTGACGGAGGGTCGTCGTCCGGCCGAAGCtggcgacgacggcgacgaccgCGAGGAGCACGAGTACCGGAAGGTGCCCAACGGCCTGCCGGCGGTCAACACTATGACGACGTCGTCTCTTCGAGAGCTGTGGACCTTCGATTACTAGCAGTAGCTGTCCAAACTAAGAGTGTGTGTGTCTACGGTGTACCAGGAGTACTGTTGCGTGCAACTGTGCGTGCTAATCCAATTCCAACGTGTATATATATCTGCAGAGCTGTGTTTGTGCCTTACATGCATATACGGACGCTGAGACAGTGTAAAACTGAAgatcaagtcattgagccactgTCACGCATGATGCATCGACTGAAATTAAACCGGTGTCAATGCAATGGTGTGGATGGTGCCACACATCGAAATTAACTATCCTGTCCCTGCACATGCTAATGGACTAATGGTAGTCCATGAGTTGAGCATCTATCTCCACTGGCATCAAAACGATGTTTTTTTTCCATGTTGAGATTGTGAAAAGcagactcttttttttttgagcaatcAACGGGGGGATTTTCCCACCTGGTTTTATTGAAGGGTGACCCATTGTCACAAAGGATTACAGAGATAGTTTTTGTAAGGGAGACTTTACAAGTATATACATGCTAGTCTATGTAAGCTGGTTTAAAATCGACTGTAGAAAAGTACACCAAGCCGTGTTGAtgtctttctctttcttcttgaaTCTTGGACGCCAAGCTTCTGCATTCAAGGCACAGGCAAGTAGCACCTGGCGAAGTGTAAGACTTTCATTGCGGAAGATGAGAGCATTACGTCGCTTCCAAAGTTCCCAGCAGCATAAAGCTATGAAGCTACTGAACTGCTTGATCGGAACGTTTTGGATCCTGGGCAAGGTTTGTAATTGGTGCACAGAAAGTCCATCATCAATTGAGAGCCCCAAGGCATTCCAGAACCCTCTTGCAAAAGGGCAATGTAGCAGGATGTGATCCGTCGTCTCTTCCAACCCTTGGCAAGCTTCACAGGATTGGGTTGGCACAATTCTCTTCATGAAGAGGTTTGCACGGCATtgtaatcttccttttgaggcaAGCCACATGAAGAATTGAACTCTTGGGGGGGAGCAGTTCCCCCAGATAAAATCCGACATGGGGTCAGCTGGGTTTTGCTTAGCCTTAAGAAGCTTGTAGATCGAAGAAGAGTCTAGTCTTCCATTTCCGCAATCAAATAGAGATTTTCTTATGTCGTTACCTGATTCCAGGGAGGTTAGAGCAACTATTTGTTGCAGCTGCTGCAATTGTACTGAGGCTTGCGGGGTGAGTCTTGGAACAAAGGCTTCATTCAGTTGGCAAAGGATCATATCTCTGACTGAGACGTCCTTCTTTGTGCAGTGGCTGAAAAGCGCTGGAAATTTGTCAGCTAAAGCTTCTTCAAGGTACCAAACATCATTCCAGAACGAAGTGGCTGCTCCATCCTTAATCTGGACCGTGGTGATCGCTTGGTATAAGGGCAGAATCGATCTCAGAGTTTCCCAGTGAGTCCCCTGAAGATCTCCTTGTAAGGTTGCCAAACTGGAGTTCTCCCTGACCCAAGCCCCCCAAGCAGAGTTTTGTGAGCAGTGTAGCCTGTGAATGAGCTTTAGTAGGAGGCAGATGTTCTGGGTGGCGAAGTCTTTGATTCCCAGCCCACCCAGATCTTTGGTGGTACAACACTTTTCCCAAGCCACCAAGCATTTGGCAGAGGAAGTGTTTGCTTCACCGGCCCAAAGAAAGGCTCGACGTCTTCTGTCAATCTCAGCTATTGTGGTAGAAGGCACACTGAGGGCAGACATAGCGTAGACAAGCTGACTGTCCAGCACTAAGTTGATCATAACCACCCTTCCCATTTTATTCAGCAGGGACGCTTGCTAGGAGGACAAGAAAGCATCTGTTCTATCGATGTAGGGGTTGAAAGCCGCAACCGGCAGCTTGGAGGCAGACAGTGGAAGACCCAAGTATTTCTGTGGGAAGGATTCTACACGGCATTGAAGCTGCTGGACACAGGTCTGCAGAGCTGTCGAGCTTAAATTCAGGGGTACTATGGAGCTTTTGTGATAGTTGATGTTGAGCCCCGTCGCATCTGAGAACATCTGCAGGGTCTCCTTAAGATGTATAACATCTTGTGGCTCCCCTCTCATGACGATCAGGGTGTCGTCCGCGTACTGGAGAGTCACGCACCCGAGGTTGGGAGCAATCGGGTGACGAATCAAGTCGGGCTTGCTCTTGATCAGCGCCTGCAAGGTATCAGCCACCAGGAGGAACAGGTAAGGTGAGAGGGGGTCTCCCTGACGAAGACCCCGCTTGCAGTTGATCCACGGGCCGGGTACACCGTTCAGAATTATAGCTGATTTGGAGGATGTCAGTAGATTCCGCATCCATTGTCTCCACAACCCACTGAATCCTCTTGCCTCCAGGATATTGTCCAAAGCATTCCAGTTGACAGTGTCGAAGGCCTTAGCAAAGTCCAGCTTTAGCACTAACGTTGGGGACTTTCTTCTGCAGCAAGTCTGTACAACCTCAGCCGCGAAGACGAAGGTTTCTGAGATCGAACGGCTGTGAAGGAAGCCCGTCTGATTCAGATCAATTAGGTTACCAATTTCCTTCTGTAGCCTCATAGTCAAACACTTTCCAACTATCTTGACAGAACAGTTTTGCAGGCAAATTGGACGGAAGGCATCGACTGCGGTAGCTCCTGGCTTCTTGGGGATCAAGGCCATGAAGGATCTGTTGATGCGCTCTAGCTGGACGTTGTTTGCATGGAAGCCATTGACAAAGTTCATCACCTGCTGTTTGACTGTGTCCCAAGCTGCAACGAAGAAGGAGGGGCCAAAACCATCTGGCCCAGGGGCACTATTGCGGTTCATTGCTCTCAAGGCTGACTTGACTTCTACTTCCGAGAAAGGTGCAGTCAGCGACGCTGATGGGTGGATCTGATCCATGTATAGATCGCTCGGGGAGAAGCCCCAGGCCGAGTTCCCTGACTGGCCAATGATTGCTGAGAAGAACGCAGACAAGGCTTGCATTTTGGCATCATGATTGGTGAATTCCTGCCCTTGGCATTCAACAACCCTGATTTTGTTGCCTCGGTGCCTGACAGTTGCTTGCGCATGGTGGAAAGCCGTGTTTTCATCTGATTCCTGATTGCCTTAAATTTGCTTCTTTGCTTCCAATATGTCGCCCGTTCCTTGATTGCTTGGCTGAGCTTCTGCCTGCAAAGGGTCCTAGCCTGGGACTCATGAGGAGAGAGTAAGCGCTGTTCTTCAAGAAAGTCCAGTAGCTCTATAATGAAAGTGCAGTTGGGAATTATTTGTGGAGGCGCCCTGATACGCCGAGCCCATGTCTTAGCCGCTGCTCTTGTCACCTTGAGGCACGCAGCCAGCTTACCTGCCGCATCGGAACACGACGGAGCCTGGAGCCACACTGGGAACACAGAGGGGCGAAAGGAGGGGTTGTGAAGCCAAGAGTTCTCAAAACGGAAGATGTTGGAAATTGGGATGATGGAGGACATAGTGAGGAGAATAGGGACATGATCTGAGGTTGGTTTAGGCAAGGAAGCGAGAGAGGTGTTCGGGAAGGTCAAAGTGTGATCGACGTTGACAAACGCCCTGTCCAGGCGAGCTAGAACAGGGACAATCTGGTGGTtcgaccaagtgaaggacctgccAAGGAGAGGGATCTCCAGAGCCGAGATTTGGTCAAGAGCAAGGTTGAAGGAATCCATTAGGGAACGATTTAGGTTGGCATTGTTCTTGTCGTCTGCAGATCTAATCAAGTTGAAGTCCCCAATGATGACCCAAGGTCCGGAAACCAAGGGAAGAAGGGACCGAAGCTCAGCTAGAAAGATGTTAGAAAGGCGGTGGTCCGAGGGAGCATAAACATTTGTTAAAGTGAAGTCGCAATTGGAAATCGTTGAGGAGAGAGTAGTGGTAATGGAATATTGGAGGTCTATGCGGCCAGAAGCCGACCAGAAACGATGGTCCCAAGCAGTGAGAATGCCACCTCTGGAACCATCACAAGGAGCAAAGAACCAGTTTGTTGCCAAGTTAGGAGGGAGGAAAGTTTTTGCTTTGAAGCAAGAGATGTCATTGAGTTTAGTTTCTTGAAGACAAGCCACTGAAGGGCTTGCTGCTTTTATCGCATTCCGCACCACAATGCACTTGTCATAGTCGCCTAAGCCACGCGTGTTCCACGAGAAAACATTGAAAGTTCGGTTTGCGTGATTCATTTAAAAACAGAGCAAGCACCACAGAGAAGAACGAAGAAGTACACAGGGACGCTACCAACTAGAACAAATAACACAAAAGAAAGGAAGAAATAAGATAGGTAAACACACAGCCACAAGTGCTGTCTAGAGAAGTGCaggctaagcatttagatttgaGGGTTCTCCACTTCGACTGCAGTTGCAGAAGAACAGGCGACGCCGGCCGCGTCCAAGAGTTTGCGGATCTCCGAGGCACAAAGAGGCAGCTTGGAACGGGAAAGGAGGTTGTTCTTGTTGACATGCTTCTTTAGGGTGGACGAGCAGCCGGAGAGGGAGTTGAGAAGAGCTTTGCGCCTGACCGCCACAGCAGTGGAGTCCTGGTGGGCGCCTCCCCGGACCGCCGACTTAGCTGCCAGACGAGCGCTGTGACGACGAGTCCCCTGAGGCGCAGGTGCCCTGCCAACCTGCTGCAGGGGGCGAATTGAGCGGAAGTCCGGGGTCGGCGGCGTGGAACCATCGAGGCCCACGGGATCCACCGAAGGCGGACAACCGAAGCTgaaggccgtggagttcctGGCAGACTCGTCAGAGCCGTCCTCCTCGATCTCAGTTGGCGTGACCCTCTGGAAGTCGATGCTGAAGACCGAAGAGGACCGCGCCAGACTGATAGCAGAAGAAGACCGCGGCAGAGCGTCAGAGTCTAGGGACTCCGGCGCCGAGAGACCAGCATCGTCGGCAGTATGAGTTTCAGAGTTTGCGGAAGCAGCAGGGGCCCAGAGCCGAGCTAGGGCGAAGGCAAGTCCCAGCACAGCAGCAGGCAGCCCCAGACGCTGGTTTCCACGAGGCGGGAACAATCTGTTGAAAGGGTGCTGAGGGGGGATGCGCTGCTGCTGCCTATCGATGGGGCCTTCGGGACCGAGGAGCGGTCCATGCACCGGGCCCGTACTGGATCGCGGCAACCTGGATTCTAGCTGTTTTGTGTCCTCTCTTTCTCTCATTTGCGTGTGGACCATGCAGTGTGATGATGGAGTGTGTATACAGCGTAATGAGGTGGATAGACATTATTGTTATTATGTCGCAATCTGATAGAAACCGGTAGAGCAAATTGTTCATTTGTTATAATCCAGCGATATAGACTGTAGAATCTAGGTTACAAGATAAAAGTAGTCCTTCTTGTATGTGAAGGTTGACTTGGGCGCTTTGGAATTCTCATAAAAAAAGTGCGATTTTGAGAAGAAGctgccttaggccttgtttactttcaaaaaattttgcaaaatatgaataatagcattttcgtttgtatttgacaaatattatccaattatggactaactaggctcaaaagattcgtttcgtcaattccgaccaaactgtgcaattagtttttatttttatctatatttaatacttcatgcatacgtctaaaagattcgatgtgatgagaaatctgaaaaattttgtaaaatttttagagaactaaacaaggcctatctgCTTCTGAAGTGTTGTTCTTTGGTATATCTTTTCTGCAGAAGTGGATAATGGTGCTGATGAAGAAGGAATGTCATTCCCTCGTCATTCAATAGCAAGCTGTGTTTGAAGTTTGCTTTAGAGAAGCTATAGTAGTAGTTTGCTTCAGAGAAGGACTATAGAAGCTATAGTTCAGAGAAGGATTATAGAAGCTATAGGTCACAATTCCTAGCTACCTGAACAAGTTGGTTGGAGGTTGTGGCGCCAAGCTCTGTCCAGAAAAGTCATGCCCCCCGACGCCTGAGCCCACTGCCCACCTGACGCTCGCATTGCTTGGACGCCGCGAGAGACGCGAGGAGAGCCCTGTCATTGGGGTCTCGGAAAGCTGGCGCACAAGAGGCCGAAACGCCGGGGCCAGTGTGACTGTGCACAAAAGGGGCGGAGCGAGGCGTGATGAGCACAAACGACGCCGCTGATCCAGCACCAGCGGACACAGGAAATGGCGAAACAGCCGCAGTTTGCCTTTCCAGTCCATTTTAGCGTGGACGGCACCCCGGGCGGCAAATTGCACCGACGCCCCCCGGGGACTGAGATTTTTCCATGTCAGCCGCTGCTTGGAGTGTCCACTGTCCAGAGTCAGCTGTGGTACCATGGTTTTACTCCCCACGTATAGTCCAACCCTACCCTTCAGTAATGGTTGTTttcaagaaaataaaaagtgaagCTTGATTTCTCTTTAtcaaattcatagaaaaatacaCATGGACAATAACGAGTTACGCCGTGGGCCGCCGGGTGTCGTCAAGGGAGGTCAAGAGTTGTTTGTGGAGATGTCGTGTCGCGTTGcgggatggagagcgagggatgtTGTGGGACACCGAGTCATGGCATGTGGTGACAAGTACCGTTGCGGGCTGCTACTAGccgccacaatatgatgagTGTCGTGGTGGGCTGCCACTGCCGTGTGTTGCCACGGAAAAATGGAAGTCGATGATGAATGAAGGCCAAGCCCTTGAATTGAAAAACCTCATCGCCGGTGAAGGTGACGTCAGGGGCCTCGTGCCTTGGCGAGTTGATTGATGAAGTCTAGGCTGTCGAAGTGATGCCAAATGTTGTATGCCGGTTTACAAGATGTAGGATGCCAAGTGCCGCATGGGAGGTCGAATGCCACATCAGGTCGTAGCATGTCACTAAGCTCCAACGTGGGAGGCCAGATGGCTCCGTAGGATGTTGAGGACACTGTGACACATCGAGTGACGCCACAAACGATGTTGATGAAGAAACTCATTTGGTCCGTACATATGAATCTGCGCATGATGGTCCTCTACCTGGCACACCAATTATCGTTGTTTGTTACTTCTGACTAGTAATATATGTGTTGCGCGTAGTAGATTAGAGGGGCAGCACACATGACACATATTTCTTCTTTTGACGGAGGAAAACCCCACTGCTTTTATAGAAAGTAGATGCATGGCACATATTTATATTGGTTCAATTATGGGGGTGCCTATGTCCAGTGTGTCATAAGTTTTGTATGTGCACAATGTGTTGGGTGCGATTACAAGAAGGAaaccatagttatgtatatacaGATTGAAGATTTATTTGAGTGTCGATGAAGGACTTATCCCTCCTCATAGTCTAGGGGTAGGGTTGGCGGTAGAGTTCTCATATTGATCTATAGGTTGGTATTCTAGTCGCTTACGGTAAATAGAGTTCGTTTCCACACAAGCACGCGCACACATGCGCCCACATGCGCACATGTGCACATGCACATGTACACACATACATCTTGCCCATGCTTGTCTACCGAGTAGATGATATATCCCTGCTCGGCTAGACCGCGTCACGACTGAGTAGTTGGACCGACCCACCCCCTATTGGGGTGTCCCTTTTGGCTTTGGTGAGATAACTTTTGTGGCTCATATTATCAATGATATTAATATATGtttaaacttggtcaaagttagTGGAGTTTAACTTACTTCAAATTTAAATTATGCTCCTTAAGTACTTATTATATCTATCATATTTGGGGACACAAGTTCCACTTTTTAGGTCATTACGTCAACCTAAAACTTGCTAAAATGAACTAACGCTGTATACTTTGTGATTAATTTTGGAGtaagaaataaaataaaatggcaTGCCACTTAACTGCCTAGCATTGTTCACCACAGCTAGCATTAACTTTGATACTTCATACAATGGTAGAATTAGAAAGCACCATTAGTATGGATATCAAACTAGTATAAAAAAGGCTCAACAAGCTATACAAATATGGATCATTGGACAACTCTTCTTCAGGATCCTTAGCCGTCGAATCTAGTCCTAGACGTTGATCTCCAACCTCCATTTGTATATAAACATAGCACCCACTCGAACCCTAGCCTAGGCCCCTCACTCCCACCTACGCTGTCGCTGCTCCACTAACTAGGACTGCAATCTCTCCTCAAAATCCTCCACCTATTTCCTCCCTTTGCCGCCATTAACCCATCTTCTTTGTTCTTGGTGCACTACCGGCTGACATCGTCACTCATCCTTGCTCTGTTCCAAGATCAAAGATGTGACACCCCTACCATTGTCCCCTTTTTTCCATTCATTCCCTTTGAGAACCAAGGACTACACTGAATTCAAGTCCTCAATAATTGAACAGATCCATATACAACGACAAAGACTGATGAGAGGATCATAATCTTGGTTGAAGTGAAAATATGCTCAATTTGATGGTGAGTAAGTATGCCCAAGAGTTTATGGTTTTACTTATTTCTTCTATTATTTGGGTACATTACATTACCATCATAGATTATTCCATGATTCTACCACTTAAGTGAGTTACTGAATAGTTATCAAAGTATTACATATAGATGATGTTATTGATCCAACAAATCCATATCATAAATTGGTGGCATCTGACATGCGAATCTGAGGGAAGGCGAGTCTCCCTCCCACTTGCTGGTCTCGAAAGTCCTCGAGCCCTCGATTTTTTAGCATGTATCCATGGTCAAGAGGAAAATATTGGTAGAAGAAGAATATTGTTCCTTCTTAGGCTACTTCTAGTATCCGGTTGTGTGCCCACCTTTGGTTGTTGCCTCTCCACTTAAGTGTTTATGTCATGATTATGTTGCTACTAGCTACCATGGAGTTTTTAACCTTCTATTGCCTATATCTTGGTTTTAACTTTTAACCATACAACATATATTATGATAGTTGTGACTAGGACAAAAAGGCAAGTCTTAAGCAACACAATGATAATATGCTCTTGAACGTCTATGATTCTAGCCTTCAAAAATTCCTCTTTCATTCGTTTTTTACTTCCCACAATACTCTTAGGCCCCTTTTAGTTTTTTGGAATTGAATTCATCCTAATAATCATAATTTAGACACTAATTAAGCTAATATGGTTATATATGGAATATATTTGTATATTATTGTGGGCCATATGAAAGAGATACTTATGTGTTGTATTTATTTTATATGGGAGCAAGTTGAAGAGCATACTATAAGTTGCAACGTAGAAACATAGAATGATCTATAGAATTAATTTTCATCTCACACTTCATGAATTTGAGATAGACTTAAATGTGCACTTTGGAAAGTTGTGGAATGTCAAATtccaaactaatcctagtctatAAAATAGATTCTAATTCTCCCAAAATGAAAAGATCCAAATGGCCCCTTACTATCTCTCATTGTCTCATCTGGATCCCAAAACTCGTAGCATGTACACATACGGGTTAGAACCCTACGTGTTTGTGGATCCAGCAATGGTACAGAGTCTGGTTCCAATATACATTGGCACATATGACACTAATATAAATATTTGAGCCACAAACTATCTAGGTAACCACGCAAGTGTATGTTCCACACACAAACATGTTTGCTAGTAGCTACATAGTACACATATACAAGAGGGTTAAGCTATTTTATTGTTGAGATACAACTTATATCTTGAGCAAGGGCAAACATTTGGCATGCGATCATTCTCATGATAAAATTACAGCGAGAAATCCCCAAAACATATCAAGTGTTGTTACCAAAATATACAAATAAAAAAGGAATGACTTAATTATGTCCGGTCATATTTTTATCGACTCCCTGCATCCACACACCCGACGCACGGCGCCCGCCTGCTCTCTTCCACCTCcttccctccccctctctcagaTCTCCCGCGAGCTCCTCCACGGCGGCGATCTCCTTCTCGAGCCCACGCTCGTGCCCCacctccttcctctctctcctcctgcGGTGATGGCGGGTTTCAGCGGTGCTGGTGAGGTaagcctccccctcctcctactCCTCTTCCTCTTGGATCTGCTCCTTAGGGTTTTGACGAGCTCTTCTTCTAATCTTCTCGAACCCCGACGCCCTTAGAAGGAAATGGGTTTGGGAGAGAAAGGCTGGCCAGACAGTGTGGAGGCTGGGCGAGTGATTTAGGGTCCCTAGCGACGATGGAGGCAGTTGGGTAGGTCGGCCCGGGGGCGCCATGGCCACGGTGgcggcagcaaggggaaggggAAGAAGGCGACGCCGAGTGAGTTAGGGTTTCGCTGAAGATCGTTGTGGCAAGGTGGTGGGTGGCAGCAGGGTGAGGGTCACTAGAGAGAGAAGGCGTCGACGAGGATTGCCGGCGAGGACAAGGATCTAGCAAGAGGTAGAAGACGACCGTGCAAGACCTCATGTTAGATGTGTCTAATCAAAAATACAAATAGACTACCAGGGGTTCTCTAAAAATACTCACAGTCCTGAGGCCCTCAATTGCAAATTGCGCGCCTCCTCCGCCCTTGAATCctgaccaaaaaaaaaaaaaacacgcaAAGCAGAGCTccctccctcctctctctctcctcttcttccccGTCGTGGTGCGGGGCATCTCGCACCCCACCCGTGTGCCCCCGCTCGCCGGTGTGCGCGCTTTCCTAGGGTTTCCTGTGCCCGCGCCGCCCACCCCGCTCTCCTCTCGTCAGCGGCgatggcgtcggcgtcggcgtcggccccGGTGACAGGGGCCGGGGCAGGGGCCGGGGGCGGGAAGGACGACGAGCTCGCCGATCTGGTGCGGCGCCTCGTGGACGCCCTCGCGCGCTACGCTGATCGTCTGCCCTTCGACCTTGATCGTCAGGTTCGCGCTCGGATCTGTGATCCACTGCCGTCTGTTGACGCCTTTTTTGACCAGTCCATGCCTCGTTGCGGGGGATTTGTGGGGTCCAGCCGCCCAAAGACGTCGCCTTGTTTGGGAAAAGCTTTGTTTTTACTACTATTGTCTAGGTAGTGTTGCGCTGTTCTCGGGTAAAATTCTAGGTTCCCAATCATCATCGATTTGGTAATGCGTTTTTTTGCTGTCGCGTATGCTTGGGCTCCACATGTATACGTTGCTGGGTATATATATAGCTCTTGATTTGCAGGTTTTCAATGCAAAAAATGGCCCCCTTTTGAGTTTTGATTAAAGTGATCATGTTTGGCGGTAAGTTTAGGTGATTAGTGTGCCCCCGTCCTGTGATTTTGATGTGTTCTTTGGCtccatctttttttttgggtATAAAAAACAGAACAATATATGCAAAACAACAAAACAAGTCTAAGTGAATCACTTACGGAAGTGGAACATTTCTTTAAGAAGATCACATTTCTTGATTGTTTCATTTATATGATGTCAAGAAATGGTTTGTCTTTGTGATCTATCATGGAATTAGAATGAGAATTGTTTGCTCTCAGAATTTTCTTTCCTTGTCACTTAACCTAATGTGTTATTAAATTAGTTTTCCAAATACTTGTAGTTCCTAAGGTCAGCAGCATTTTTGTTGCAATGCTTTACATCTTTGTATTCCAAATGCTTTACATCTTTGTATTTCACAACACATGCACTTGATGTGCTTGATATGGTTGGCTTGATTGACAGCATTGTAGCATAACTGTTTTAATAACAGTGTATAGCCAAAGAACATGCTCATATGGTTCATGGTTCCCTTGAGAATTGAAGCAGTCTACCAGAATATATTGTAAGACAAATCTAGCATCTCTCACAACAGGGCTGATCGTTTACTGATGGCAACGTTGCTTTGTCGAAGAAAGTCCAAGCCTTATTTTTGTAGCTACACATAAACAAACGCACCACTGGCATGTTTATGATGTATTAATTTGAGCCCTTGTTACAAGAATTACTGAATTTCTTCATGTTCATGCTTCAGAAACTTCGTTCACTTACTACACTTGCTGCGATCTCGATCACACTTCTGTTTGCCTGGAAAATGTTGAGAGCTCCTCAAGAGCAAGCTCGGAGGCCTCGTAGGAGGGCTGCCCCATCATCTAGCAACACCAGCACTAGATCACAACCAGGTGCTTTAACCACAACAGATGCTTGTTCATCAGCAGATTCAAGAGCACACGAAGCAGTCAACCAGCTTTTCCAGCCAGTAAATGTATTGCTTGATTTCATTTGTTAGATACAGAGATGATGTAGCTGTTTTGCTAGAACTCTTTGGTTTGATAGTTGCTTGTTTCTTCTGCAGCTGACTCTTGAGCAGCTTGTCAGGCATAAGCTAAGCGAAGGACGAAGGGTACTCTGCTATAGCTTCTTCCTCACAATAGTTATCAGATTTATAGAGTAATGCTATATTGATGGATGTTTCTTGTTTTCAGTTCACATGCCGCTTGCTTGGTGTGATTTTGGAAGAAACATCTCCAGAGGAGCTTCAGGTGGGCTGTAATGATGTTGCATTGATGCCAAAACTAACTTCAGTTTACACTAGTCAACTAATGGATTTATATCTTCTTGCAGAACCATGTCACAGTGAAGCCTTCTGTGGTGGAGGTTCTCCTAGAAATTGCAAAATTCTGTGATGTGTATTTGATGGAGCGTGTTCTTGATGATGAAAGTGAGGCAAGTTCTAAATAGCAAcacttttttcttcttcttttgataATGTGGGATCACATGAATCAATAGCCCTTTGGTCTACGATTTTTCGATTTCATAGTGCTTTCATTATTCTATATGTACTACCTATTACGAAATTTAGAACTT
Protein-coding sequences here:
- the LOC8066833 gene encoding peroxisome biogenesis protein 22 is translated as MASASASAPVTGAGAGAGGGKDDELADLVRRLVDALARYADRLPFDLDRQKLRSLTTLAAISITLLFAWKMLRAPQEQARRPRRRAAPSSSNTSTRSQPGALTTTDACSSADSRAHEAVNQLFQPVNLTLEQLVRHKLSEGRRFTCRLLGVILEETSPEELQNHVTVKPSVVEVLLEIAKFCDVYLMERVLDDESEGKVLLALSEAGLFAGGGLIKDKVLFCSTENGRTSFVRQLEPDWHIDTSPEIVHQLARFIKYQLHISPQRTERIATNVFSAPSLEQYFGGLDQR